In one Neobacillus sp. CF12 genomic region, the following are encoded:
- a CDS encoding carbohydrate ABC transporter permease: MSKVVLGDFETNPIINKKRKTITGKKLWKIFVECFGVLATLAIFGIPFYFVIINAFKNTQESSLLNMNWPSSFHLMENIQEVITARDGMIIRAFFNSVMITGLSIILLIILGAAAGYVLQRKVTKATPFFNFLILAGLIIPPAVVPTIWVLQEIGLFKTLPGIVLIEVALNLPFTIILYRGFMVTIPKSLDEAALIDGCGRFRLFFNIILPLLKPVSATVIVLTAVSVYNDFVNPLYFFPGADNATLQLTLYNFMSMYMTKWNLLFTNVLLISIPPLILFIIFNKKIVAGMTAGSVK; the protein is encoded by the coding sequence ATGAGTAAAGTTGTACTGGGGGATTTTGAAACAAACCCCATAATAAATAAAAAAAGGAAGACAATAACAGGCAAGAAGTTATGGAAGATTTTTGTGGAATGTTTCGGGGTCCTGGCAACATTAGCAATCTTTGGAATTCCTTTTTATTTTGTCATTATTAATGCTTTTAAAAATACACAGGAATCTTCTTTATTAAATATGAATTGGCCAAGTTCCTTTCATTTGATGGAGAATATCCAAGAGGTAATAACCGCAAGAGATGGAATGATCATTCGAGCATTTTTTAATAGTGTGATGATTACTGGATTGTCTATTATTCTTTTAATCATCCTTGGTGCTGCTGCCGGATATGTATTGCAGCGAAAAGTAACGAAAGCTACTCCTTTCTTTAACTTTCTAATACTAGCAGGGCTGATTATTCCCCCAGCGGTAGTTCCGACAATATGGGTACTACAAGAAATCGGATTGTTTAAAACACTGCCAGGAATAGTCCTGATAGAAGTGGCACTAAATTTGCCATTTACGATTATTTTGTATCGAGGATTCATGGTTACGATTCCAAAGTCTCTGGATGAGGCGGCACTAATTGATGGCTGTGGAAGATTTCGCTTATTCTTTAACATCATATTACCGTTATTAAAGCCAGTTTCTGCTACTGTCATTGTATTGACTGCTGTTAGCGTCTACAATGACTTCGTTAATCCATTATACTTTTTTCCCGGTGCAGATAACGCCACATTACAACTAACACTTTATAATTTCATGAGTATGTACATGACAAAGTGGAATTTGCTGTTCACGAATGTCTTATTAATTTCAATTCCACCGCTCATCTTGTTCATCATCTTTAACAAGAAGAT
- a CDS encoding sugar ABC transporter permease has translation MNKLANKTYTYYFLLPAGIIYFVFFLLPTIMSLFFSMTWWTLTDWEFIGFENFKTFLSEPSLNIGFKNTLIYAVVTSGLKVILGLLLGVYLSSKLKTVGFIRSMIFFPTLLSTIAVGIAFTMMMHPSQGIINIVLQGLGIVGPDWLGDTNIALLSVALVDVWKGVGMATVIFIAGIMSIPQDYYEALKIDGGNAWHNFKSIILPLSRPAMNTVIILSFIGGLRSFDLIWTMTKGGPGFSTDLIASIIYKQYQAGFFGLSTAGNVILFILVSALAFPLYSYLNKKEVDL, from the coding sequence GTGAATAAGTTAGCAAATAAAACCTATACGTATTACTTCTTATTACCAGCAGGAATTATTTATTTTGTTTTTTTCTTGTTGCCAACGATTATGTCCCTGTTTTTCAGTATGACATGGTGGACGTTAACAGATTGGGAATTTATTGGTTTTGAGAACTTTAAAACTTTTTTATCAGAACCATCTTTAAATATTGGTTTTAAAAACACATTGATCTATGCAGTGGTAACAAGTGGTTTGAAAGTCATTTTAGGTCTATTGCTTGGCGTATACCTTAGTTCTAAGTTGAAAACAGTAGGATTTATTCGTTCGATGATTTTTTTTCCGACACTATTAAGTACCATCGCAGTTGGTATTGCCTTTACGATGATGATGCATCCTTCACAAGGAATTATTAATATTGTACTTCAAGGCTTAGGAATTGTCGGACCTGACTGGTTAGGGGATACAAATATTGCCCTTTTATCAGTTGCATTGGTGGATGTGTGGAAAGGAGTCGGAATGGCGACCGTCATCTTCATTGCAGGCATTATGTCGATTCCACAGGATTATTATGAGGCACTAAAAATTGATGGCGGAAACGCTTGGCATAATTTTAAAAGTATCATCTTACCGCTTAGCCGTCCTGCAATGAACACAGTTATTATTCTTTCTTTTATTGGCGGGTTACGTTCTTTTGATTTAATCTGGACGATGACAAAAGGTGGACCAGGCTTCAGTACAGACTTGATTGCTTCTATCATTTATAAACAGTATCAGGCTGGATTTTTCGGCCTTTCAACCGCTGGAAACGTGATTTTATTCATACTGGTTTCTGCCTTAGCATTCCCTCTATATTCGTATCTCAATAAAAAAGAGGTGGATTTGTAA